The Liolophura sinensis isolate JHLJ2023 chromosome 8, CUHK_Ljap_v2, whole genome shotgun sequence sequence TGTATCGCGGTTCCTGTAAGCAGTAACAAAAAAGCTTTAGCCCCCATTTTTTGCCGCTGGAAATGAGCTATAGCAACTGCCTGATTTGTTTTGAGAGTAACCAAAgaagtgtttatttgtttgatttgatgtAGTTATCAGTTACCTTTACATGAAGATATCATACTAACTGTGTTACTTCGCTAGGTAAAACGTTTTGGTCCAGTTACGTAAGCATCACTTTCACTCAACGCTATCCGTCAAAGGATCTTTGCATTCTTTTCTGCGAGTTTGTTCCCTCAAAGAAAACTGACATTCATCTTTTCCCACAGATGGCCATACTACCAACAGTATGGTGTTCAGATGGTACCCGGAAGTGCCCCTGGACAGGAACCCAGCCCTGCAGCTTCCACAATTTGACCTGCTGTCAACCCCGGTCTCAGATTGTACAAAAATATACGGCGGAGGTAATGCGAGTGTTTATGTGACTAACAATTCATGAACAGCCAGTAACATTAACGAGCAATTTTACCGGTCATACTAGGTTCGTATCACAAGACTGTAGACTATATTTGTCGGCGATACTTTCGAAGACAACTGTATGGGCCCAAACGAGCCGAGAGTTACAGCTGTTACTGTTCTGCTAAGCCAAGGGTATTGGATTAAAACGAGCCGTGGCCACTCCAGCTTCATCATCTCAGTTTTGGTGTACCACTAGTTATAAGACTTTTGTGAGATTCAGGTCTGGATCCATCAACAGTATCGATAAACAGAGTCGTCCAAATACGTTCTCAGCGCTGCACAAAGCGGATAAATTACTACCGTACTTCACTGTTACATAACATTTATCGCATCGATTTTGCATCGATTTTAGTTTCTCATCATTACACTGCAGTACGTCTGAAATCTGTGAAAGCATTTTGCTATACAGTAATCTGTGGATATATTGACATTGGGCAATAACTTGAGGCCTTTAAATGGAAATTGAAAGAAATTGTCCATGTGCTAAAAGTGATGTGAAAATAGATGATTAAAGATGGATTTAAGTACTTTCATATCTGTCCTCTTTTAGTAAAacgatgttttttttacatgtacaattgtcgGTGTGGGAAATAATTGATTGTATTCAAATCTGTTACGCCTGACCTGAATTCTGTTTTATGCTTTAGTGCACTTTTGAACACATTTCTTGTATACCCACGGCTAGTTACCGTTGACTTGTAACAAGGGAGTTTCGATATGTAACTCCTTGTCGTCAAACGTAAAAACAGTTCTACTGCGCCATGTGAAGGTTGAAAATTGTCAGGCAACCATGTTGAAGTTGATTTACTGATCACTGGTCTTACTCTTTCGAGAAGCACAAATGACGCCTCTTTCGTTAAGGAACTTCTCCAGTTCACAAAATGTTCAAATTCTCAATTTCGCTGTcattcgtctactctaaattacctCCATGACACTTTTTACAGACGCCCTTGTTAAAGTAAATGGGATTAAAGAATTGTGGCCTAACATTTTTAACAGGTAACATAATACAATTGGACTTTGTCTTCAACGATAAAAGACttcgaacttgaaactccccaATTACAACGAAGATTCAAAGTCGCTATTACTCGTAGCTTAATTCAGAAATTAAAATCTGTTGCCAAACCAAGTGAATCTTTCTAACTTATGACTTTTGCAAAGTTTCTTAAGTGTATCGTACATTATTGAATAACCTTATTTTCTCCCTTTTTAGCCAATTACACATGTCTGCAAGCGAGTTTATTCCTGAAGCGACAGGTGGGATATTTTGTCATCCAGATTTACGTACCTAGTATTCTCATCGTGGCACTCTCCTGGGTCTCCTTCTGGCTCAGTGCCGAGGCCATCCCTGCACGCATTTCATTGGGTGTCCTCACCATCCTCACCATGACAACGCAGACTTCCGGTGCCAATGCCTCCCTACCACGCGTATCTTACATCAAGGCCATCGATATCTGGATGCTGTCCTGTCTTCTCTTCGTCTTCGTGGCCTTGTTAGAGTTCTCCGTCGTCAATTACATTAGTCGGATTGAGAAGATTGTCATTCCTAATGAGATGAAACTTGCTTCTCAGAAAGATCTTACTACTGGTCACTTACCCACGGTAAGTTGTCTGTATTCTATGGTCTACAATCTATGGAATTTTGGACCGCTTTTCAATTCGCAGGACGCCCAAATATCTGCTAAATATAGTCACCTTAATTCaaacatgtattgttttgtcTTCAGATGATACCATTTAGCTTTTTATTACCAACAGGCAGATTAGTTTTTGGCGTGTTTCAACTGCCCGTTATCGTCCTGTACGATATGTTGTGTATGTATTGTGTGACCAGGTGTGAGAGCATTTAGCGTGACAGTAGGAATTGGTGTGAAATCATGTATTGTAGGACCAGATGTGAGATCATTTAGCGTGAGAGTATGAAATGTTGTGTATGTATTGTGGGACCAGATGTGAGATCATTTAGCGTGACAGTAGGAAGTGGTGTGTATGTATTGTGGGACCAGGCGTGAGACCATTCAGCGTGACAGTAGGAAATGGTGTGTATGTATTGTGGGACCAGATGTGAGGTCATTTAGCGTGAGAgtagaaaatggtgtgtatgtATTGTAGGACCAGAGGTGAGATCATTTAGCGTGACAGTAGGAATGGTGTGTATGCATTGTGGGATCAGATGGGAGATCATTTAGCGTGACAGTAGGAAGTGGTGTGTATGTATTGTGGGACCAGACGTGAGATCATTCAGTGTGACAGTAGGAAATGGTGTGTATGTATTGTGGGACCAGATGTGAGATCATTCCGCGTGAGAGTAGAAAATTGTGTGTATGTATCGTAGGACCAGAGGTGAGATCATTTAGCGTGACAGTAGGAATGGTGTGTATGTATTGTGGGATCAGATGGGAGATCATTTAGGGTGACAATAGGAAGTGGTGTGTATGTATTGTGGGACCAGATGTGAGATCATTCATCGTGACAGTAggaaatggtgtgtatatattgtggGACCAGATGTGAGATCATTTAGGGTGACGGTTGGaaattatgtgtatgtattttgggGTCAGATGTGAGATCATTTATCATGAAAGTAGGAAATGGTGTGTATGTATTGTGAGACCAGATGTGAGATCACTCAGTTTAATGGTAAGAAATGGTGTGCATGTATTGTGAGACCAGATGTGAGATCATTTAGTGTGACAGTAGGAATGGTGTGTATGTATTATGGGGCCAGATATAAGATCATCCAGCGTGACAGTAGGaaattgtgtgtatgtattgtgGGACCAGATATAAGATATAGGAATTGGTGTGGAATCATGTATTGTGGGACCAGATGTGAGATCATTTAGCGTGACCGTTCGAAATAGTGTATATGTATTGTGGGACCGAATGTGAGATCATTTAGCGTGACGGTAGAAAATGCTGTGAAATCATATATCATGGGAGCAGATACGAGATCGTTTAGCGTGACTGCTTTGGTGAGAGTAAGCGGTTTACAGCGTTGTCTAGTGCAGCCTTACATGAAGATTTCTGGGAGCGCTGGTCTGTCACAAATGTGACATGGGTGTCACAAGTGGAAAGTTCGACAATAGAATTTATTCCATCAACTATATTGCCTCAGATCCTCCAGTCATTTTTTGCGAAAATATCAGCTTGGAAAAGTGACTCGGACTTTTCGTGACATTTTTAATCGTGTACATCAGTATTCAACTGATTCGCGCCAAACCACACTTGGCAGTGAAAGTTAAAGCCTGCCGTTCATAATGACACAAAGATAGTGTAGGATTATAGAAGTCAGGTCAGAAAAATACCACACATTAGTGCTTACAATAACTGAACTACATTCGTCCTCCAGAACAATGATAAGGCCAGTTGTACCCATATATCCATATACTATACCGTCGTATGAATGAACAACGTTTAGCTGGAAGCCGGAAGAGTGTGCGATATAATATGATACTGCCCAGCTTGACGATAAGCAGGCGTGGCCAGACAGCGGGAGAGGATATCTCACTGAGAAAAATGCTTGGCATCCCTTACTGAAGTATTCAATACAGATATTTATCGTTAAGAAACAAAATCCTAGTGTAGACTGAGCTGCAGACTTATTTGACAGTCCTTGTTTACATGCCAAGACAAATGGATATACCGGGTGTATTATGCCTGTTGTATCATTTACGCATGGCAAGACCTTCCAGTTATACCAGAGCTGTATATATTCATTCTTATTCTCTGTTGATGATATACAGCAGCCATTGCCATAGTGCTACATAAACCGCTAAGTCATGTCACTAGCACAAATGACCTATTTGCACGAACTGAACAAGCTCTCCTGATATTATCTGGGAAAGGAAATTATCTGGACAGAAAACAATACTTTCGTTGCTTTTCCAAAAGGCGGTAGCATCTCTTTCTGTTGGCCCATCCTGACACCCTTTAATTGCCCGGATACGTATTAATAGGCGGAACACTCCAGATGGTTACGTCTGATAGCCCGCAGAAGCTGGTTAATATGGGCATTGGACAGTTGGTGAATGGCACCGTTGCacttatggtacatgtacatggtaacaGGCAGAGCAACAGGCAGGTGGCTTGTAATGCCGTAAGCCAAGGTGACAAGTCGAATTTACTAAATTTGAAAACCCGAAATGTTTTGTCACTTCACACATAGTTTTCTTCTATTTCAACTGCAACCCATCACAGGGACCACACGCTAACACAAACGTCACAAATATTAGTTTTGATAACGTACCGATATTTAAAATTAGTTGTCTCCCCAGGATTCGGGGTAGCTGTTCATTTAGTGGGAATGAAGGTGGGTAATGTTTGTGTACCTCGtcgttttgctttgtttttgtgtttttgtgtgtgtgtgttttgccATCCCACTGTATCGCATATTGGGCCTCCTTGTGGACGGCTTTATTAGAGATTTATCATACCGAGTTTCTACATGATCGAGGAGCCAGCGCGGATCAGTTTGTAGACGATTCCATTCTGGCACAGCTGTCAATGTGGCGTCACACGAATCGCGCCAACAACCCGCAAACCTTTCATTCTGGTCCTAGCTCGCAAAACACTCAATGAAATGTCGTTTTTTCCGATCTTTTCAccccaaaattttaaaaattcttttcaaaAGCTTTATTTTTTGTCCTTGAACACTGCAAGATCAGCATTCGTAGTCGATACTTTTCCACAGCTGGAGTGATTTCTGACGGCAAAAGCTCTACCACTCCTAAGGGTCAGTGTCTAGGCATTGAATCATTATGTCACGGCCACTGTTTTAAGCTTCGGCGTTAATCCATGCAGGTCATTGTCCCTGTCATTAGAGAACGGATCGGTCTCTGCGCAGGCATTCAAGCTGGAAAGGTGATAAACTGTAACCAGTGATTTACACCTACCGGTGGAGGGACACTTATCTCACTCAGCACTTTTCTCGAGTCAAGTCATTCTCTTGTCATTTCAGAGCAATGGAGACAAAAAGAGGAGAAGATCTATGAAGTTCTGGGTCGGCAAGAAAAAGGCGATGTCGGTGGACCGATGTTCACGTGTGATTTTCCCATTAGCTTTTGGTCTCTTCAATTTGGTCTACTGGCTAGTGTATATGACGTAATCATCTCTGTTAAACGCCTTTGTACAGTATTGCATTATGACATGTTATATCGATTACATCATTTTACGATAATGTATCAGCTAACATCTGCCTTTAAATTATTACAGCTTCAGCCTTCATGTACACACTAAacgaaaaaagaaataacagcTGTACACACTAAacgaaaacagaaataaaagcatgataaaagcataaaaaaataaaataaaatgcagcGATAAAATGAGTTTACCTAAAGCAGTGACAGTGTGACGACGAATGCATGATCGCACATAAGATAGGCCTGCAGGCTAGGAAACTCGACTTGATGCATGGCTGCAGGCTGGTAAACTCAGCTTTGTACATGGCTGCAGGCTAGCAAACTCGGCTTGGTGCAAATCTGCAGGCTAGGAAACTCGACTAGATGCAGATCTGCAGGCTACAAAAAACTCGGCTTGGTGCATGTTTGTCTTACACATGTATCCCCATCccgaattaataaataatagtgaaataattaatattGCACTATACATTACTTAAGAATTTATTGAGTTGACGTAGATAACATTAGTTTGGATCGGTACACGACATAAACAGTGTACCGAGGTTGCATTCTAATGGATATGCCCGCATTTTAAAAACTGTCACGTAACCTGTTCCAGCACACCAGGGCATtctttccccctggctctgtcataatgctggcagccgtcgtacaagtgaaaaccTTCTTGAATACAacaaaatgccaatcaaataaatgaatatatgggACATCGTAAAATTCGGTCATGATTTTACAAAATGTACCGTGTGAGTGTACGGTATATAAGGACAGTAAACCTGATGCCATTATCTTTTgtccgtgtacatgtatgtgtgcgcAGATCAAACACATTGTCTGAGCTGTTGAGCTTAGTGTTAAATTAACCAGTTGATATACTATGAACGATGGCGTTTGACTTATTTCGTTGCATTCAACATTAATTTGTCGTATTAATTCATACCATATGACGTATTCATATTGCTGCCTTACCGGATGAACATATTTACGTACACAAGGAGCAAAGATACTGTGCATCATTGTTCCGGTTACAACCTCGTAGGTGTACAGTTAGACAGAAGTAGCCGTTGAACATTAGACGTATCTGTAGGCATTTGTGATCGAGCAGTCATTTTACCATCCTTGTACGTTATAGTACACCCACTCTCAGTACAGCTTTCTTCAATTAATCGCTCTTGTATTCAAGTACTCCAGAATGAATTCTGATTGGGTGTTGTTTGCCCTGGACAATAGCACAGCTAAATTCATCACATGCTGTACACAAAGTCAGATTGCAGTTTGTCTGTGCCCGTGTTTCAGCTGAATATGTTGTATCTTGTATCCCTCACTCACAATCAGGGTAGAACCTGATCCGTTTGAAACAGGACATTTGGTCGTATCACTTGTAAGTATGCAATCAATGTTAATGATAACAACGTAGTACTTCTGGAGTCCGAGTTTTGGTGTTCGCTGTTATAACATTATAGCTGGTGTTCAGCGAACAGATTTATTGCTCAAATAAACTTTATAGTGCTGATTGGCATCATCACAATTGTTACAAGTTCGAATTAAACAGCTTTTGTTCACTCTATGTTTCACTGCTATATAAGAGTGTTTTACAGGAATTATGTTCACTACAGTTTGCTTGTACCGGTATGCATGCGttgcaaaggttgatggtttaccatacagcaaaggttggtggtttaccacgAAACAAAGGTCATTGGTTTGCCATACagcaaaggtcggtggtttaccacgAAGCAAAGGTTGGTAGTTTACCATACAgcaaggctggtggtttaccacgaagcaaaggtcggtggtttaccatacagccaaggtcggtggtttgccATACAGccaaggtctgtggtttaccatacagcaaaggtcggtggtttgccATACAGCCAAGGTCTGTGGTTTGCCATGCAgcaaggttggtggtttaccatacagcaaatgtcggtggtttgcCATACAGCAAAGGACGGTGGTTTACCACAAAGCAAAGGACGGTGGTTTACCACAAagcaaaggtctgtggtttaccacGAAGCAATGGTCGGCGGTTTACCATACAACCAAGGTCTGTGGTTTGCCATGCAgcaaggttggtggtttaccatacagcaaaggtcggtggtttaccacgAAGCAAAGGTGAGTTGTTTACCATACAGCCAAGGTCTGTGGTTTTCCATACAGCCAAGGCCTGTGGTTTGCCGTACAgcaaagtcggtggtttaccatgCAGCAACGCCCGTGGTTTACCATGCAtgatccggtttcctccaccggCAAAAATGACTGCTATATCGtaagtgaaattcttgagtatggagctgcccaacaatcaaataaatcaagtaatgTCTTGATTAAGCTGGTAACAAGCTGTACTTGAACGAGGCCACCTGGCTAACAGCAGACTTTTAGTTCTTTAGCAGAGGCAAGGAATTCAGCAGAAACTCGGTTACTGTTGTCCGTACATACGCCCTATGACATGAATATAACGGTGTATAACAAACATGATAAAATGATTTCAGGATGTGAGTCGATATGACCCATGACGTGCTTTCACATCTGCTGGGTCAGTGGTTTAACTAGCTCGGAGATTGATTACTATCGACAACTCATTTACAACTACGAACTCAACATGTAGTATTAAGCGGTCACTGCGTCTAATCCCGACCGCCCAGCATTATCACTGACCAAGGAAAAGGTTTAATCATCCCCAATATACGCAGGTTCCGTATAAGTTATGTGAGTATGATAAACCGCTGGGTCCTGCGAGTGCCTAACCATAACTCGACGCTCTCTGTTCCTCCTTCCCACAACTGACCAGAGCCGCTCCTTGACATGTTCATCGAGCAATCGGCCCGTAACAATGTCTCAAGCTGCAGACAAGTGTCAGCTTCGATCGCTCTCTGACCCGTGTGGAGCGAGCATTACAATTTCCTCATTTGTCTTCTCCGCCGTGAATATTTCCGGAGAtaactgtttgtgtttgatAATTACTTCCAGGACTTCATCGAATGAGGCAGTAAGCTCTTTTCGCCCCTTTGCTGGTCGGAAAATGAGTTGACTACAAATGGGTATTCTCCTAATACAGCGATTTCCCACCACAGTAATATCTGACCAATGTACAAGAACACAGCTAACAGGGGATAAGACCACTTACACACCATAACAACTGTACTGTAAGGTCGCCAAACACAGCATTTGATACGAGGCCATTTATAGGCCATAATAACTGTACTGTTGGGTCGCCAAACAGCACTGGGGATGAGGCCATTTACACGCCTTAACAACTGTACTGTAAGGTCTTCACACAGACCTGGATGGGGCAATTTACAAGTCACAATAACTGTACTGGAAGGTCGCCAAACACGGCCCTGGATACGAGACCATTTACACGCCATAGCTGTACACTAAGGTCACAAAACAGCATTGAGGATGAGGCCATTTACACGCCATGAAAACTGCACTGTAAGGTCGCCAAACACAGCACTGGAGATGAGGTCATTTACACGCCGTAATAACTGTACTGTAAG is a genomic window containing:
- the LOC135473704 gene encoding glycine receptor subunit alpha-2-like; amino-acid sequence: MPMPKVLLVLYTIAFHLVSETNQFKESGSRAVQKCLQKTKLLIQLLKGYDHRISPNFAEDKPVPTTVYIQINVDSVDSFSEATMDYSLLIFLQQKWTDHRLAWQTSDHHEPLELDAKFMDALWVPDLFFSNEKSGSFHFVTVSNKMMHLFRNGSILYSIRLSLTLSCPMHLQKYPFDSQVCNITMESYGHTTNSMVFRWYPEVPLDRNPALQLPQFDLLSTPVSDCTKIYGGANYTCLQASLFLKRQVGYFVIQIYVPSILIVALSWVSFWLSAEAIPARISLGVLTILTMTTQTSGANASLPRVSYIKAIDIWMLSCLLFVFVALLEFSVVNYISRIEKIVIPNEMKLASQKDLTTGHLPTSNGDKKRRRSMKFWVGKKKAMSVDRCSRVIFPLAFGLFNLVYWLVYMT